From a region of the Paralichthys olivaceus isolate ysfri-2021 chromosome 4, ASM2471397v2, whole genome shotgun sequence genome:
- the LOC109623510 gene encoding uncharacterized protein isoform X2 — protein sequence MFGREAMYPTEVPEEYLVTDEGVEALIGQETQPLGTQNLPAHYTIAQANMGKMRDKIKRKREELGQDDRFEVGDKVMRANKRQEQKKGGGMETSMLGPFTIIKLEGKSADLVTEKSKMIHKVNIDQLNRYIEPTPRIPHKWVTDSPSSPTVSPSPPAISPSSPAISPSSPAVSPSPHAISVSSPAMSAVFVPAKLCKKVHLDTLEAVETIWAEQAPEVLRSKIGPYLLFTHNLREHLSPGTLLESEIINAYLTLCLRKFSRGGKGQCFLIDSFQMTDIWKGKTKGLRKVDPLDYDIMVGAVCENQHWTLTVMYPKEKRSVYVDPFGAQKEALQKCSAVTR from the exons ATGTTTGGCCGTGAGGCCATGTACCCTACTGAAGTTCCAGAAGAGTATCTG GTGACCGATGAGGGTGTGGAGGCCCTCATTGGCCAGGAAACACAACCTCTGGGTACACAGAACCTCCCAGCACACTACACCATAGCTCAAGCCAACATGGGGAAGATGAGGGACAAGatcaagagaaaaagagaggagttGGGACAAGATGACAGATTTGAAGTTGGAGACAAGGTGATGAGGGCAAATAAACGCCAGGAGCAAAAGAAGGGGGGGGGAATGGAGACCTCCATGCTTGGCCCCTTCACCATAATAAAATTGGAAGGGAAAAGTGCTGACCTGGTAACAGAGAAAAGCAAGATGATTCACAAGGTCAACATTGACCAACTCAATAGATATATTGAGCCCACCCCACGCATCCCCCACAAATGGGTTACTGACTCACCCTCATCTCCTACCGTCTCACCCTCACCTCCTGCCATCTCACCCTCATCACCAGCCATCTCACCCTCATCTCCAGCCGTCTCACCCTCACCTCATGCCATCTCTGTGTCATCTCCAGCCATGTCAGCAGTGTTTGTCCCTGCAAAACTTTGCAAAAAAGTCCATTTAGACACTTTAGAAGCAG TAGAGACAATCTGGGCCGAGCAAGCACCAGAGGTATTACGGAGCAAAATTGGCCCATACttgcttttcacacacaacCTCCGGGAACACCTTTCTCCAGGGACACTTCTGGAAAGTGAG ATCATAAATGCCTACCTCACACTTTGCCTGAGGAAATTCAGTAGAGGAGGCAAAGGCCAGTGCTTTTTAATTGATTCTTTTCAGATGACTGACATTTGGAAAGGGAAAACCAAAGGGCTGAGGAAG GTGGATCCACTGGACTATGACATTATGGTTGGAGCTGTCTGTGAAAACCAGCACTGGACACTAACA GTGATGTATCCAAAGGAGAAGCGCTCTGTCTATGTGGATCCTTTTGGGGCACAGAAAGAGGCATTACAAAAATGCAGTGCAGTGACCAGGTAG
- the LOC109623510 gene encoding uncharacterized protein isoform X1: protein MFGREAMYPTEVPEEYLVTDEGVEALIGQETQPLGTQNLPAHYTIAQANMGKMRDKIKRKREELGQDDRFEVGDKVMRANKRQEQKKGGGMETSMLGPFTIIKLEGKSADLVTEKSKMIHKVNIDQLNRYIEPTPRIPHKWVTDSPSSPTVSPSPPAISPSSPAISPSSPAVSPSPHAISVSSPAMSAVFVPAKLCKKVHLDTLEAVVETIWAEQAPEVLRSKIGPYLLFTHNLREHLSPGTLLESEIINAYLTLCLRKFSRGGKGQCFLIDSFQMTDIWKGKTKGLRKVDPLDYDIMVGAVCENQHWTLTVMYPKEKRSVYVDPFGAQKEALQKCSAVTR, encoded by the exons ATGTTTGGCCGTGAGGCCATGTACCCTACTGAAGTTCCAGAAGAGTATCTG GTGACCGATGAGGGTGTGGAGGCCCTCATTGGCCAGGAAACACAACCTCTGGGTACACAGAACCTCCCAGCACACTACACCATAGCTCAAGCCAACATGGGGAAGATGAGGGACAAGatcaagagaaaaagagaggagttGGGACAAGATGACAGATTTGAAGTTGGAGACAAGGTGATGAGGGCAAATAAACGCCAGGAGCAAAAGAAGGGGGGGGGAATGGAGACCTCCATGCTTGGCCCCTTCACCATAATAAAATTGGAAGGGAAAAGTGCTGACCTGGTAACAGAGAAAAGCAAGATGATTCACAAGGTCAACATTGACCAACTCAATAGATATATTGAGCCCACCCCACGCATCCCCCACAAATGGGTTACTGACTCACCCTCATCTCCTACCGTCTCACCCTCACCTCCTGCCATCTCACCCTCATCACCAGCCATCTCACCCTCATCTCCAGCCGTCTCACCCTCACCTCATGCCATCTCTGTGTCATCTCCAGCCATGTCAGCAGTGTTTGTCCCTGCAAAACTTTGCAAAAAAGTCCATTTAGACACTTTAGAAGCAG TAGTAGAGACAATCTGGGCCGAGCAAGCACCAGAGGTATTACGGAGCAAAATTGGCCCATACttgcttttcacacacaacCTCCGGGAACACCTTTCTCCAGGGACACTTCTGGAAAGTGAG ATCATAAATGCCTACCTCACACTTTGCCTGAGGAAATTCAGTAGAGGAGGCAAAGGCCAGTGCTTTTTAATTGATTCTTTTCAGATGACTGACATTTGGAAAGGGAAAACCAAAGGGCTGAGGAAG GTGGATCCACTGGACTATGACATTATGGTTGGAGCTGTCTGTGAAAACCAGCACTGGACACTAACA GTGATGTATCCAAAGGAGAAGCGCTCTGTCTATGTGGATCCTTTTGGGGCACAGAAAGAGGCATTACAAAAATGCAGTGCAGTGACCAGGTAG
- the LOC109623510 gene encoding uncharacterized protein isoform X3: MFGREAMYPTEVPEEYLVTDEGVEALIGQETQPLGTQNLPAHYTIAQANMGKMRDKIKRKREELGQDDRFEVGDKVMRANKRQEQKKGGGMETSMLGPFTIIKLEGKSADLVTEKSKMIHKVNIDQLNRYIEPTPRIPHKWVTDSPSSPTVSPSPPAISPSSPAISPSSPAVSPSPHAISVSSPAMSAVFVPAKLCKKVHLDTLEAVVETIWAEQAPEVLRSKIGPYLLFTHNLREHLSPGTLLESEIINAYLTLCLRKFSRGGKGQCFLIDSFQMTDIWKGKTKGLRKVMYPKEKRSVYVDPFGAQKEALQKCSAVTR; the protein is encoded by the exons ATGTTTGGCCGTGAGGCCATGTACCCTACTGAAGTTCCAGAAGAGTATCTG GTGACCGATGAGGGTGTGGAGGCCCTCATTGGCCAGGAAACACAACCTCTGGGTACACAGAACCTCCCAGCACACTACACCATAGCTCAAGCCAACATGGGGAAGATGAGGGACAAGatcaagagaaaaagagaggagttGGGACAAGATGACAGATTTGAAGTTGGAGACAAGGTGATGAGGGCAAATAAACGCCAGGAGCAAAAGAAGGGGGGGGGAATGGAGACCTCCATGCTTGGCCCCTTCACCATAATAAAATTGGAAGGGAAAAGTGCTGACCTGGTAACAGAGAAAAGCAAGATGATTCACAAGGTCAACATTGACCAACTCAATAGATATATTGAGCCCACCCCACGCATCCCCCACAAATGGGTTACTGACTCACCCTCATCTCCTACCGTCTCACCCTCACCTCCTGCCATCTCACCCTCATCACCAGCCATCTCACCCTCATCTCCAGCCGTCTCACCCTCACCTCATGCCATCTCTGTGTCATCTCCAGCCATGTCAGCAGTGTTTGTCCCTGCAAAACTTTGCAAAAAAGTCCATTTAGACACTTTAGAAGCAG TAGTAGAGACAATCTGGGCCGAGCAAGCACCAGAGGTATTACGGAGCAAAATTGGCCCATACttgcttttcacacacaacCTCCGGGAACACCTTTCTCCAGGGACACTTCTGGAAAGTGAG ATCATAAATGCCTACCTCACACTTTGCCTGAGGAAATTCAGTAGAGGAGGCAAAGGCCAGTGCTTTTTAATTGATTCTTTTCAGATGACTGACATTTGGAAAGGGAAAACCAAAGGGCTGAGGAAG GTGATGTATCCAAAGGAGAAGCGCTCTGTCTATGTGGATCCTTTTGGGGCACAGAAAGAGGCATTACAAAAATGCAGTGCAGTGACCAGGTAG